A window of the Acidithiobacillus thiooxidans ATCC 19377 genome harbors these coding sequences:
- a CDS encoding DUF2202 domain-containing protein: MNTNKKSCSQFGDQRSGESRMRSSGCGNGSRGNGGRGNGHRMDQHGFNASTNTSTEPEFMENEHAEQRAAHLAQIRADIAASPRGLLTSEERSDLLLMREEEKIARDVYIRLYERWGIRPFQNITGSEQVHMDAMLALLEHYGESDPVRGLAVGQFYRADLQALYDDLINQGLRSEADAVRVGLLIEELDIADLQKVARRTNKPEILAVYAELERGSRNHLRAFYRWKQKLAIDYVPQHLSSAEFERTGLSAHEMCH, from the coding sequence ATGAATACAAATAAAAAGTCTTGTTCACAGTTTGGCGATCAGCGTTCTGGTGAAAGCCGGATGAGGTCAAGCGGTTGTGGAAATGGCAGTCGTGGAAATGGTGGCCGTGGAAATGGCCACCGAATGGATCAACACGGGTTTAATGCGAGCACAAACACATCTACTGAGCCTGAATTCATGGAAAATGAACATGCGGAGCAGCGCGCAGCGCACCTTGCGCAAATTCGTGCCGACATCGCTGCGTCACCGCGTGGCCTATTGACGAGCGAAGAACGCTCCGACTTGCTGTTGATGCGAGAGGAGGAAAAAATTGCGCGGGATGTTTACATTCGCTTATACGAGCGCTGGGGTATCCGTCCTTTCCAAAATATTACCGGTTCGGAACAAGTGCACATGGACGCGATGCTGGCTTTGCTTGAGCATTATGGGGAATCTGATCCGGTTCGGGGGTTGGCGGTTGGACAATTCTATCGTGCCGATTTGCAAGCATTGTATGATGATCTGATTAATCAGGGACTACGGAGCGAGGCAGACGCCGTTCGCGTTGGGTTATTGATTGAAGAACTCGATATAGCCGACCTACAAAAAGTGGCCCGACGCACCAATAAACCGGAAATTCTTGCGGTCTATGCAGAATTAGAGAGGGGCTCACGCAATCACTTACGGGCATTTTATCGGTGGAAACAAAAGCTTGCTATCGACTATGTTCCGCAGCATCTGTCTTCTGCTGAATTCGAACGTACAGGTCTATCTGCACACGAAATGTGCCATTGA
- a CDS encoding PadR family transcriptional regulator, whose product MLDPGMLRYIVLQHIAQHPRHGYELIKLLEQQSGGIYSPSPGMIYPMLAMLEDLGHVSVILEGNKKLYVITEQGQAFLEQNRAMVVAIEERIATRCSEDAQQIREHLHLLRDAVIQRIQASPLVPEQFQRIKKILEEALTEIQTL is encoded by the coding sequence ATGCTTGATCCAGGCATGCTGCGTTACATCGTCCTGCAGCATATTGCCCAGCACCCACGTCACGGATACGAGTTGATCAAGCTGTTAGAGCAACAATCCGGGGGGATCTACAGTCCGAGTCCCGGGATGATTTATCCGATGCTCGCAATGCTCGAAGATCTCGGCCATGTTTCTGTAATTCTTGAGGGAAACAAGAAACTTTACGTCATCACTGAACAAGGGCAAGCGTTTCTTGAACAGAATCGCGCGATGGTCGTGGCCATCGAAGAACGGATCGCGACCCGATGCAGTGAAGACGCGCAACAGATACGCGAACATCTCCATTTATTGCGCGATGCAGTTATTCAACGAATACAAGCCTCTCCTTTGGTCCCGGAACAGTTCCAAAGGATCAAGAAGATTCTTGAAGAGGCACTTACAGAGATTCAGACCCTCTGA
- a CDS encoding SDR family oxidoreductase, translating to MKPWLIVTGASGSLAETFIPLALKSDWRILAVTRQKDLPAIFESSEITIIQADVSTMTGTGSVMNFFKERDEVPEGLAHLAGSFLLAGLLQTSEEQYRACLAANLDSAFFMLKAFVTLRKKHDNGGSAVFVSSVVSESGVAFHEAVAAAKGGLESLVRASAATHARDGIRINAVRSGLMDTKAAAHLLRNEQSRKMAQKQYPLGELIQPDQVAKAILFLLEEAQITGQILSVDGGFNAIRPLVTI from the coding sequence ATGAAACCTTGGTTGATTGTAACTGGTGCTTCGGGTTCACTTGCTGAAACTTTTATTCCTTTAGCATTAAAGAGTGACTGGCGGATACTGGCAGTCACCCGTCAAAAAGATTTGCCTGCTATTTTTGAGTCATCAGAAATAACGATTATTCAGGCCGATGTATCGACTATGACGGGTACAGGTTCGGTGATGAATTTTTTCAAGGAGCGTGATGAAGTTCCTGAAGGACTAGCACATCTGGCTGGTTCTTTTCTGTTAGCCGGGTTATTACAAACATCTGAGGAACAATACCGGGCTTGTCTTGCAGCCAATCTCGACTCTGCCTTTTTTATGTTAAAGGCATTTGTGACACTTCGGAAAAAACATGATAACGGTGGGAGCGCAGTTTTCGTATCATCAGTGGTATCAGAGAGTGGAGTCGCTTTTCATGAAGCGGTTGCTGCTGCCAAAGGTGGCCTTGAATCGCTCGTCAGGGCTTCTGCCGCCACACATGCCCGCGACGGAATTCGCATTAACGCAGTTCGCTCAGGCCTAATGGATACAAAAGCTGCGGCGCATTTATTGCGCAATGAACAAAGCCGTAAAATGGCACAAAAACAGTATCCTCTTGGTGAACTGATCCAGCCAGATCAAGTGGCAAAGGCTATTCTATTTTTGCTCGAAGAAGCACAAATTACGGGGCAGATTTTATCTGTTGATGGTGGGTTTAATGCCATACGCCCATTGGTTACCATTTGA
- a CDS encoding type II secretion system F family protein has product MATALGKKAAVKEAKTYDFVWEATLPGAKDKKKGEMNAASANVVRVALRRQGLVPVSVRKVPQPLFGEKGVKEAQLVVMVRQLSTMINAGVPLVQAFELLISATQGAAMKKLLKGILRHLKEGESLSQSMAHFPKYFDRLFVSLIAAGEQGGILDTILLRLAEYREKTLALNKKVKSAMFYPAAIITVMLVVVVILMIFVIPVFSQLFSSFGATLPLLTQIVINISNWMKSHWYIVVLLPIAAVWLFIYAYKRSLPFKTVIDRISLKIPVLGDILLKGAVARFMRTLSTMQAAGVPILEALETLSKVSGNVIIENSVLRSRDDVAAGGRISTRLKTDGVFPIMATQMLSIGEETGAIEVMSGKVADFYENDVEESVNRLSTLMEPMIMVVLGVIVGTLVVAMYMPIFKMGAVVTHGG; this is encoded by the coding sequence ATGGCAACAGCACTAGGAAAAAAGGCGGCGGTGAAAGAGGCGAAGACCTACGACTTTGTCTGGGAAGCCACCCTGCCCGGTGCCAAAGACAAGAAAAAAGGCGAAATGAATGCCGCCAGTGCCAATGTGGTGCGGGTAGCTCTCCGCAGACAGGGACTGGTGCCGGTTTCAGTCCGCAAAGTACCCCAACCGTTGTTTGGTGAAAAAGGCGTCAAGGAAGCTCAACTGGTCGTCATGGTCCGCCAGCTTTCCACCATGATCAACGCCGGAGTTCCGCTGGTACAGGCTTTTGAACTGCTGATTAGCGCCACCCAGGGTGCAGCCATGAAAAAACTCCTTAAGGGTATCCTTAGGCATCTCAAGGAAGGTGAATCACTTTCGCAATCCATGGCGCATTTCCCCAAGTATTTTGATCGCCTGTTTGTGTCCTTGATTGCCGCCGGTGAACAGGGCGGTATTCTCGACACCATCCTGCTGCGTCTGGCCGAATACCGCGAAAAAACCCTGGCCCTCAACAAAAAGGTCAAGTCCGCCATGTTTTATCCAGCAGCCATCATTACCGTGATGCTGGTGGTGGTGGTGATTTTGATGATTTTTGTGATTCCGGTGTTTTCGCAACTTTTCAGCAGCTTTGGAGCCACCCTGCCCCTGCTCACCCAGATTGTCATCAATATTTCCAACTGGATGAAAAGTCACTGGTATATTGTCGTACTCCTGCCCATTGCCGCCGTGTGGTTATTCATTTATGCCTACAAGCGCAGCCTGCCCTTCAAAACCGTCATTGACCGGATTTCCCTGAAGATTCCAGTTCTTGGCGATATTTTGTTGAAAGGGGCCGTCGCCCGCTTTATGCGCACCCTGTCCACCATGCAGGCGGCGGGCGTGCCCATTCTGGAAGCGCTGGAAACCCTCTCGAAAGTTTCCGGCAATGTAATTATTGAAAACAGCGTATTACGGTCCCGCGATGACGTCGCCGCCGGTGGCCGCATCAGCACCCGCCTCAAAACCGATGGTGTCTTTCCCATCATGGCCACGCAAATGCTGTCTATCGGCGAAGAAACCGGCGCCATTGAAGTCATGTCCGGCAAGGTGGCGGACTTTTACGAAAACGACGTGGAAGAATCCGTCAATCGCCTTTCCACCCTCATGGAGCCCATGATCATGGTGGTGTTGGGCGTGATTGTCGGCACTCTGGTAGTCGCCATGTATATGCCGATCTTCAAGATGGGCGCGGTGGTGACGCATGGGGGGTGA
- a CDS encoding pilus assembly FimT family protein, which yields MGGEGLPETLPEVWGKGFTLIELMVIIAIMAVIAAIAIPQYNIWMVRARIQGASGRLQQDITWAEGYAIRSGYPVQVSVSSGGTTGGCSWSITPAASNVQQQVPQMSTAEFASRYPNTVCNTITGSSFSSSFSITPTGMVYGSNNTITGSAVTFGSAGKNAATYGYWLTLLSGAGNVRNCATSGSNSSVCNLQ from the coding sequence ATGGGGGGTGAGGGCTTGCCCGAAACCCTGCCCGAAGTTTGGGGTAAAGGCTTTACCTTGATAGAGCTGATGGTGATTATTGCCATCATGGCTGTTATCGCAGCCATTGCTATCCCTCAATACAATATCTGGATGGTGCGGGCGCGTATTCAGGGTGCATCAGGTCGCTTGCAGCAGGACATTACCTGGGCGGAAGGGTATGCCATCCGTAGTGGCTACCCGGTGCAGGTGTCCGTGAGCAGTGGTGGCACCACTGGTGGCTGCTCATGGAGCATTACCCCCGCAGCCAGCAATGTTCAGCAGCAGGTGCCGCAGATGTCTACAGCGGAATTTGCCAGCCGTTATCCCAATACGGTATGTAACACCATCACCGGTAGCTCTTTTAGCAGCTCTTTTAGCATCACGCCCACCGGCATGGTTTATGGCAGCAATAACACGATTACTGGGTCTGCCGTGACCTTTGGTAGTGCGGGCAAGAATGCCGCCACCTATGGTTACTGGCTGACCCTGCTCAGTGGTGCGGGCAATGTGCGCAACTGTGCTACCAGTGGCTCCAACAGTAGCGTGTGTAACTTGCAATGA
- a CDS encoding type IV pilus modification PilV family protein has protein sequence MKTNIIASRKNCAINLARTVQSARFDQGSCQISQTSLQRILPSPREAATSTQAGLTLIEAMAALAIFAIGSLGILSLFLSSFAMTNQNQNLTSGYEIAQSAMGVLRANGAQALSLNGATVSASQASNALLDPVSAVMSAYGMPPQSQVSLALTSLNNNGLCPCTATVSVTWDGGAQTYTTQSIVGY, from the coding sequence ATGAAAACGAACATTATTGCTTCCCGGAAAAACTGCGCGATAAATCTTGCCCGAACAGTCCAGTCGGCACGTTTTGATCAAGGTTCCTGTCAGATCAGCCAAACCAGCCTGCAGCGTATATTGCCTTCCCCTCGCGAAGCTGCAACCTCCACTCAGGCAGGTTTAACCCTCATTGAAGCCATGGCTGCTCTGGCGATTTTTGCCATCGGTTCCTTAGGTATTTTAAGCCTGTTCCTCAGCAGTTTTGCCATGACCAATCAGAATCAGAATCTGACATCCGGCTATGAAATTGCCCAGAGTGCCATGGGTGTGCTCCGGGCCAATGGTGCGCAGGCTTTGAGTCTTAACGGAGCCACTGTCAGCGCCAGTCAGGCCAGCAATGCTTTATTGGACCCCGTTTCAGCGGTGATGAGTGCCTACGGGATGCCCCCACAAAGCCAGGTGAGCTTGGCACTTACATCGCTCAACAACAACGGTCTCTGCCCCTGCACGGCCACCGTATCCGTCACCTGGGATGGGGGCGCACAAACCTATACCACACAAAGCATAGTGGGCTACTGA
- a CDS encoding PilW family protein — translation MNRLASSQHFNVGCHENGLTLVELLVSLVVVGLLATAVFSFFLTTSQSVSQQSASGEMWQRGRNALAIMRQAIESAGYGLPSYSQCPNGVVGYSNTGNKPLTMTAITASIQSTGYTYGNPYTFSTVIGGGSFGGAPATTVASIPSLNASSLQVNNSAPLEPGDMALIVPASSGGTCIFGEITTVGGSGSCKGNGKGGNGGNGTITMNSGGASCAKINTNQIFSQLSSATGSTISAGDFTDAPLYDLGNNGFVVNQFQILDTPPGSTQVGTPTLYLTQYTTNSSNAPSPQALASGVVDLQIQYGLGTDGAVQQWVTPNQYTPSTTLSIVAVQLAMLIRSSQYLPNSLSPASFSILGKTYTVPTTNGPGCLQGNCQHYEYHLFQSVIPVRNGIWQGD, via the coding sequence ATGAATAGACTTGCTTCCTCGCAACACTTCAATGTTGGATGCCATGAAAACGGCCTGACTTTGGTGGAGTTGCTGGTTTCTCTGGTTGTGGTGGGCTTACTGGCTACTGCAGTTTTCTCCTTTTTTCTGACGACCAGTCAAAGCGTGAGTCAGCAATCTGCCAGCGGCGAAATGTGGCAGCGCGGCCGCAATGCTTTGGCGATTATGAGACAGGCTATCGAGTCGGCGGGATATGGGTTGCCGAGTTACAGTCAGTGTCCGAATGGGGTGGTGGGCTACTCGAATACAGGGAATAAACCATTAACTATGACAGCCATCACGGCTTCTATTCAGAGTACCGGTTATACCTATGGAAATCCTTATACTTTTAGTACAGTGATCGGTGGTGGCAGTTTTGGGGGGGCGCCTGCAACCACAGTCGCCAGTATTCCCAGCCTGAATGCTAGTAGCCTTCAAGTGAATAACAGTGCCCCTTTGGAACCTGGAGATATGGCTTTAATTGTACCTGCATCCAGCGGTGGAACTTGTATTTTTGGTGAAATCACCACAGTAGGCGGCAGCGGTTCGTGTAAGGGAAACGGGAAAGGTGGAAACGGGGGTAACGGCACAATAACTATGAACTCGGGCGGGGCGTCCTGTGCAAAAATCAATACGAATCAAATTTTCTCACAATTAAGCAGCGCTACCGGATCCACAATATCAGCAGGCGATTTTACTGATGCTCCACTCTACGATCTAGGGAATAATGGATTCGTAGTTAATCAATTTCAGATTTTGGATACTCCGCCAGGCTCAACACAAGTAGGCACCCCAACACTTTACCTTACTCAATACACGACCAACTCTAGCAATGCTCCAAGTCCCCAAGCTTTGGCATCTGGTGTGGTGGATTTGCAAATTCAGTATGGTTTAGGTACGGACGGTGCTGTACAACAATGGGTCACCCCTAACCAATATACTCCCAGTACAACGCTGAGCATTGTGGCGGTACAATTAGCCATGCTGATCCGTTCTTCCCAATACCTTCCAAATAGTTTGAGTCCTGCTAGCTTTTCCATTTTGGGTAAAACATACACCGTACCTACCACTAATGGTCCAGGATGCTTACAAGGAAACTGCCAACATTATGAATATCATTTATTTCAGAGCGTAATCCCGGTCCGTAACGGTATTTGGCAGGGAGATTAA
- a CDS encoding type IV pilin biogenesis protein, protein MNKSIKKSISILLALGMNILPMQGFIPYAQAAANGINIPSGEQPQILIILDNSQGMAGVIKGVDGLSGAIMSGSGTVAEDVSSSSPVYYPVGTDGFIPPATATTAVAPGTSVQYSVPCNSSLLTTLGQTACSSFGAGTSSKAYVDNSESMFNMSENAIRYILGQPTYANNIQFGLETYSTHSISLYNTWVYYMSASDGFSFGTSPTPPKGLQTVANPCYGSVSNGSFTNYSCGDIYSYYQTYGAMKNLNTSNLYNDPYLYVKDTSDNPIINDVLYATANQWGTGATNNVGSEPNTPSNYNLDGYESKQIQGSYNQYTNGLASGSSPTSAGYIPTSQQVWNSQRGYGFDSSTSGSNGNLVVAITKSNAGNNENINNRIVPEVLSQNISYNSDPITASAGYAPVAGAFQTALNYFQGKSRQASSPPTTCGKKYVIFITFGQPTKGTGGKVYPPLGSAAASIFDVTSITASMVSATTPSNNGLQTNNNAVIEAVNAIGQLAQNDVKTYVIGVGSAVNPSISGTTKKQQAEAQQGQYVLQAMANAGGTNTLYTATSSSHLQSALNTIVANILGKSVVSSYAAPPSVTVGSLEFLLKNVNPVTGQGDLYAYPVTSNGSVSSTASWDANSNMTAATRSTVLYTTPIGNTTTNGGSALTFPAVASTDSAAFGTLPSNLTASDIAQYTINPSYDNGTYLGGRDSGWYVGLPSSAPAEVLTAPNNASLLNNAGYLSFASGHANRQNAVLFSDNDGFLYALGYQNIATSSSSTPTGPTLLWGWMPGALLPSLQNYPSFWQGNNMDNFASIDAYDNSDSKWHTYVVGVAGNGSIYYDLQLTGTSAPDLGNVVAQYNYSGYSQPVASAPVFYQVNSPGASNFGQTWALFAINNSSGSNLGILNVSSGAFQLDPLPISDTATPYIDSNGNLFLGDGSGNVYEMTAANLIKVLNKPSNYSIPSGDFTSIGNYTTNWPSGLNTNVQFIGGTFYQGKNYLRVQGPSGITMFNNSTGNWSPVWTTYSGGAGEWSGSSASSYTSNTTITPLPSGSTITDQALINNGNVIVPVTVPPSSTDTCGVNTAAYYIYSLVNGIFPSSAYVSTGGTLITLDAQGGYVIGQGNALTPSVTVFNGSLLLQGAASKNTTGGTSGFASAIGASLPLGGPTAWRLVLQH, encoded by the coding sequence ATGAATAAATCAATCAAAAAATCGATATCCATTCTTCTCGCCCTGGGGATGAATATTCTGCCCATGCAAGGCTTCATACCTTATGCCCAGGCAGCTGCTAATGGTATTAACATCCCTTCTGGGGAACAACCGCAAATCCTGATTATTCTGGATAACTCTCAGGGAATGGCGGGGGTTATCAAGGGAGTTGACGGGCTTTCGGGTGCCATCATGAGTGGCTCCGGGACTGTGGCTGAAGACGTGAGTTCCAGTTCTCCGGTCTATTATCCGGTAGGAACGGATGGCTTTATCCCGCCTGCAACTGCAACAACAGCAGTTGCCCCCGGTACAAGCGTGCAGTATTCCGTACCCTGTAATTCAAGTTTGCTTACTACATTGGGTCAAACTGCTTGTTCTTCCTTTGGCGCTGGAACATCCTCCAAAGCCTACGTAGACAACTCGGAATCGATGTTTAATATGTCTGAAAATGCTATCCGCTACATACTTGGTCAACCCACCTATGCCAATAATATTCAGTTTGGACTAGAGACCTACTCCACACACTCAATATCTCTATACAATACCTGGGTATATTATATGAGTGCTTCTGACGGCTTTAGTTTTGGCACTAGTCCAACTCCGCCAAAAGGATTGCAGACGGTAGCTAATCCGTGCTATGGGTCTGTATCTAATGGTTCTTTCACAAACTATTCCTGCGGAGATATCTATAGTTATTATCAAACTTACGGTGCTATGAAGAATCTAAACACTTCTAATCTTTACAACGATCCGTATTTGTATGTTAAAGATACATCCGATAATCCTATTATTAACGATGTCCTCTATGCCACTGCCAACCAATGGGGTACTGGCGCTACAAACAATGTGGGTTCCGAACCCAATACTCCTTCCAATTACAATCTGGATGGTTATGAGTCTAAACAAATACAAGGTTCATATAACCAGTACACCAATGGACTAGCCAGTGGCAGCAGTCCAACAAGTGCGGGTTATATACCGACTTCCCAGCAGGTTTGGAACTCTCAGCGTGGATATGGTTTTGATTCCAGTACTAGTGGTAGCAATGGGAATCTGGTAGTGGCCATAACGAAAAGCAACGCGGGGAATAATGAAAACATAAATAATAGAATTGTTCCTGAAGTATTAAGTCAAAATATTTCTTATAATAGCGACCCCATCACGGCTTCCGCAGGTTATGCTCCTGTAGCTGGAGCGTTCCAAACTGCATTGAATTATTTTCAAGGCAAATCCCGTCAAGCATCTTCACCGCCCACCACCTGTGGTAAAAAATATGTGATTTTTATCACTTTTGGTCAACCCACCAAAGGCACTGGCGGTAAAGTTTATCCGCCATTGGGCAGCGCAGCAGCATCTATATTTGACGTAACATCAATAACCGCATCTATGGTCAGCGCCACCACGCCCAGTAACAATGGATTGCAGACCAACAATAATGCTGTGATTGAAGCCGTGAACGCAATTGGTCAATTAGCCCAAAATGACGTTAAAACCTATGTTATTGGCGTTGGCTCAGCCGTCAATCCCAGCATTTCTGGTACCACGAAAAAACAACAAGCAGAGGCGCAACAGGGGCAATACGTACTGCAGGCCATGGCCAACGCCGGTGGCACTAACACGCTTTATACGGCGACATCATCCAGCCATTTGCAATCCGCTCTGAACACCATTGTCGCGAACATTCTAGGTAAAAGTGTTGTCTCCTCATACGCTGCGCCACCGAGTGTCACGGTAGGCTCGCTGGAATTTCTTTTGAAGAATGTCAACCCGGTGACAGGCCAAGGTGATTTATACGCCTATCCGGTCACCAGCAACGGTAGTGTCAGCAGCACTGCCAGTTGGGATGCTAATTCAAATATGACTGCGGCAACACGTTCTACAGTTTTGTACACAACGCCAATTGGTAACACCACCACCAATGGTGGAAGTGCTCTAACCTTTCCTGCAGTGGCGTCTACAGATTCTGCAGCGTTTGGCACACTCCCTTCCAATCTAACAGCGAGCGACATTGCCCAGTACACCATCAATCCATCCTATGATAACGGAACATACCTGGGTGGGAGAGATTCAGGGTGGTATGTAGGCCTTCCCAGTTCAGCGCCTGCGGAAGTATTGACTGCTCCCAACAATGCTAGCTTGCTGAATAACGCGGGGTATCTCAGCTTTGCCTCCGGTCATGCCAATCGTCAGAACGCCGTGCTGTTCTCAGATAATGATGGATTTCTATATGCACTAGGATATCAAAATATCGCCACTAGCAGCAGTTCTACTCCTACCGGACCCACGCTGCTCTGGGGGTGGATGCCGGGTGCCTTGTTACCCTCTTTACAAAATTATCCTTCATTCTGGCAAGGCAACAATATGGATAACTTTGCGAGTATTGACGCTTATGACAATTCCGACAGTAAGTGGCATACCTATGTAGTAGGTGTAGCAGGTAACGGAAGCATCTACTATGACCTACAGCTCACCGGGACCAGCGCCCCCGATCTGGGAAACGTTGTTGCTCAATATAATTATTCCGGCTATTCACAACCCGTAGCAAGTGCCCCTGTTTTCTATCAGGTTAATTCGCCCGGTGCCAGTAATTTCGGCCAAACCTGGGCGCTGTTTGCTATTAATAACAGTTCAGGGAGCAATCTGGGCATTCTCAACGTGAGCAGCGGAGCTTTCCAACTAGATCCGTTACCAATCAGCGATACAGCTACGCCTTATATTGACAGCAATGGCAATCTCTTTCTGGGAGATGGTAGTGGTAATGTCTATGAGATGACGGCGGCGAATCTCATCAAGGTGTTAAACAAGCCATCCAATTATTCCATACCTTCTGGGGACTTTACATCAATCGGTAATTATACCACGAACTGGCCCAGTGGCCTCAATACAAACGTACAGTTCATTGGTGGAACATTTTACCAAGGGAAAAATTATCTGCGCGTTCAGGGTCCAAGTGGAATCACCATGTTCAATAATTCCACCGGAAACTGGTCACCGGTATGGACCACTTATTCTGGGGGTGCTGGTGAATGGAGCGGGAGTAGCGCTAGTAGTTACACTTCGAATACCACCATTACACCTTTACCCTCTGGGTCAACGATTACTGATCAGGCATTAATTAACAATGGCAACGTTATAGTACCTGTTACCGTCCCACCATCAAGCACAGATACCTGCGGTGTCAATACAGCGGCTTATTATATTTATTCATTAGTTAATGGAATTTTTCCTTCCAGCGCTTATGTTTCAACTGGCGGAACCCTGATTACTCTAGACGCTCAAGGAGGATATGTCATTGGTCAAGGCAATGCGTTAACGCCCTCGGTAACTGTGTTTAATGGCAGCTTACTTCTTCAGGGTGCGGCCAGTAAAAACACCACGGGAGGCACTTCAGGGTTCGCCTCGGCGATAGGTGCGAGCTTGCCACTAGGAGGTCCGACTGCCTGGCGTCTGGTTTTACAACATTGA
- a CDS encoding CopG family ribbon-helix-helix protein — MTAATKVLTAHVPLPLADKVDQMASRLERSRGWIVKQALSAWIAQEEERDRLTLVALADVDAGRVIDHQAVQAWAESLSTDQPLPMPR; from the coding sequence ATGACCGCAGCAACCAAAGTGCTGACCGCACACGTACCGCTTCCGTTGGCAGACAAGGTAGATCAGATGGCTTCACGACTTGAGCGTTCGCGCGGCTGGATCGTAAAGCAGGCGCTTTCCGCCTGGATCGCCCAGGAAGAGGAGCGCGACAGACTGACCCTAGTAGCGCTGGCTGACGTAGACGCCGGCCGCGTCATCGATCACCAGGCCGTGCAAGCGTGGGCGGAGAGCCTTAGCACTGACCAGCCGCTGCCGATGCCGCGTTGA
- a CDS encoding helix-turn-helix domain-containing protein, with amino-acid sequence MDILPNKKLQRTEPAHGQSRRMESSLRSLAERLKRARKRRGWSQIEMARLLQVSIVTYRKMEKADPGTAIGTWVAVLSLLGMLGDLDNLLLYDRDYQGAALEQSLHTRRRSRSVSPDDLADSL; translated from the coding sequence ATGGATATTTTGCCTAACAAAAAGCTGCAGCGGACTGAGCCGGCTCATGGTCAATCCCGCCGCATGGAGTCCTCTCTGCGGAGCCTTGCCGAGCGGCTGAAACGCGCCCGTAAGCGCCGTGGATGGTCACAAATCGAAATGGCCAGATTACTGCAGGTGAGCATTGTTACCTACCGCAAAATGGAAAAGGCGGACCCGGGGACCGCCATTGGCACCTGGGTGGCGGTTTTGTCTTTGCTGGGGATGCTGGGGGACCTTGATAACCTGCTGTTGTATGACCGTGACTACCAGGGGGCGGCCCTCGAACAAAGCCTGCATACCCGCCGTCGATCCAGAAGTGTTTCACCCGATGATCTGGCGGATAGCCTATGA